A stretch of Malus sylvestris chromosome 11, drMalSylv7.2, whole genome shotgun sequence DNA encodes these proteins:
- the LOC126590352 gene encoding uncharacterized protein LOC126590352, with translation MEDLQVVGGIKKLNNKNYNTWATCMESYLQGQDLWDVIGGNEVTQPEEDTSDILRKWKIKAGKAMFALKTTVEDDMLEHIRKAKTPKEAWDTFATLFSKRNDTRLQLLENELLSVAQRDMTIAEYFHKVKFICREISELDPSATIVESRIKRIIIHGLRPEYRGFVTAIQGWPTQPSLVELENLLADQEAFKKQMGGVSLRGEEESLYTKTKGSFK, from the coding sequence ATGGAAGATCTTCAAGTTGTTGGAGGAATCAAGAAGTTGAACAATAAAAATTACAACACATGGGCGACATGTATGGAGTCTTACCTACAAGGCCAAGATCTTTGGGATGTCATCGGAGGTAATGAAGTTACGCAGCCAGAAGAAGACACCAGCGACATTTTGAGGAAGTGGAAGATCAAGGCAGGTAAGGCCATGTTTGCCTTAAAAACCACAGTTGAAGATGACATGTTGGAGCACATACGGAAGGCCAAGACACCAAAAGAAGCGTGGGACACCTTCGCCACACTCTTTTCAAAGAGGAACGATACAAGACTCCAGCTTCTCGAGAACGAGTTGTTATCGGTGGCCCAACGAGACATGACGATTGCTGAATATTTCCACAAGGTAAAGTTTATTTGCCGTGAAATTTCTGAGTTAGATCCTAGTGCTACCATTGTAGAATCTAGgataaaaagaataattatCCATGGATTGAGACCCGAATATCGAGGCTTCGTTACCGCTATACAAGGATGGCCGACCCAACCATCACTTGTTGAGCTTGAGAATTTGCTTGCCGATCAAGAAGCTTTCAAAAAGCAAATGGGAGGGGTCTCGTTAAGAGGTGAGGAGGAATCACTCTACACCAAAACTAAAGGCAGCTTTAAGTAG